In the Helicobacter cetorum MIT 99-5656 genome, TAGGTGTAAATCCACAGGGCGAGTGCCTATAGCACACCCACCAGGCAAGCTCACTAAGCATTCTTTAAAGCGTGCTAGTAAAGGACCTAGAACCAAGATAGAAGCACGCATTTTACGCACCAAATCATAAGTGGCTTCGGTGTGATGGAGGTTTTTTGTGCAAGCCTTAAGCGTATGAGTATCAAGCCACTCTAACTCTACGCCTAAATTTTGCAATAACAATGCCATAGCCTTTATATCTGCCACTATAGGCAAAGCCCTTATTTTGACTTCTTGTTGGCTTAAAAGTGTGGCGGCTAAGATAGGAAGGGCGGCATTTTTAGCCCCTGAAATATTGATAGTGCCTTTTAAAGGGCTTTGTCCTACAATCTCTAAAAAATCCAATTCTATCCTTTTTTTCTTTGTTTTTAAGGGCTAAGCCTGTCGCATTAGAAATCTTTTGCTGGTAATTTGGGTTAGCACTTTCTAAATCCTGTCCAAAATTAATCGCATTTTCTAATTCAAAAAATTCTGAAGCCACCAAAATTTGTATCGTGTCTAGCCATAGACTCTCTTTGTCTTTGGGGCAAATTTTAAAATGCTTATAAAAGCTGTCTTTAAGTTTTTGTAGGGCTTGCTCGCTTTTAAGGCTCTTAACTTGCTGGTGCAAACTTTCTAAAGACACGCTTTTTTTAGGCAATTCCTGCTTTAATGGGGCGCGAGAAAATCTCCACGCAAGCCCAATTAATAGCACAGGGAGCAAACATAAAAACAAGCTCAAATACATGTAAGCGTAATAAGTTAAACTACCCATAATTTATAAGCGTTTTTTATAATACGCATTAGTCGCTTCAATATAGCCTTCTACGCTTCCACAATCATAGCGTTTGCCTTTGAATTGATAGGCGATAATGCGTTTTTGTTTAGCTTGAGTTAAAAGGGCGTCTGTAATTTGGATTTCATTATTTTTACCGGGTTTAGTCATACGCAAAATATCAAAAATATCAGGGGTTAGAATGTAACGCCCTATCACAGCCAAATTGCTTGGGGCGGCTTCTTGACTAGGTTTTTCAACCATATCTTTAATCTCATACACCCCATCTTCTAATAATTCGCCCTTAATCACGCCGTATTTTGAGACTTCTTCTAACGCCACTTCTTCAATGGCAACAATGGGGCATTGATATTTTTGATACAAGGTCGTCATTTGCTTTAAGACACTTGGATGTTCGTTGCTTGTGCATAAATCATCAGCCAAAATCACCGCAAAAGGCTCATTGCCTATAAGGGCTTCTCCGGTTAATATCGCATGCCCTAGACCCTTCATTTGTTTTTGTCGCACATAGGAAAAACAGCATTTTTCTATGATATTGCGGATGCTTTTTAAGGCGTTCTCTTTGCTTGTGCCTTGAATTTGATGCTCTATTTCATAACTCGTATCAAAATAATTTTCTAGGCTTCGCTTGTTTCTGCCTGTAACAATCGCCATGACTTCACAGCCTGCTTGCATAGCTTCTTCCACAGCATATTGCATTAAAGGTTTATCTACAATAGGCAACATCTCTTTAGGAATGGTTTTAGTAATCGGTAAAAAGCGTGTGCCATAGCCAGCGGCAGGGAAAAGACATTTTTTAATCATTTTTTATCCTTTAAGTTAAGAGTTTGTTGTAAAAATGCATCAACAGGAATAAAATTTCCAAAAATTTCTTGATAAATCAAGTAATTTGCCATGACCTTAAAGCCATACAAGCGAGTCTCGCTATAAGGCACAAGCTCCATACTAAGCCATGGCTCAAAGCGATTCTTCTCTTTAAATCGTTTGGAGCTTTCTAACCACCTTCGCAAAAACCCAGGCCCAGCATTATAAGCATAGGCTACAAAAAGGGGGTGGTTAAATTCTTTTTTCAAATGGTTTAAATAGTAATTGCCAAATTTAAGAGCGATATTTGGGTTAAACATGTCGTTTAAATCAATGTTTTCTAGACCTAGGTTTTTAGCAAAAGGCTCTACATTAAAGGGCATAATTTGCATAAGCCCTAAAGCAAAAGAGCGAGAGATTAAAGCAGGGAGCAAGAAACTTTCTTGCCTAGCAATCGCATAAGCCATCGCTTTTTCATCGTTATTTTGCCACGCAATAATGCCTTCATAGGGGGAAAGATAGTAATAGAGCCTGTCTTTATTGCGTTCTCTCAAAAGATAGGTGAGTTCTGGGGCACTTTTTTCATAATGCAGAGATTTAAGCGTGTTGTTAAAAGCCGCTTCATCTTGTAAGCTCAGGGCTTTTTCTTTAAAATTTTGCCACAAAAAGGGGTCGCTTGTGTTAAAGGGGGGATTTTTCTTGCTTAAATTTTGAATGCTTGAAATGATACGATAATTAGGTGCGATTTCCAGCTTGTGGCTCGCATAAATGCTGTAGAGATTTAAAGCATCGCTTTTTGAGAGACGCTCCAAAGTTTTTTTCTTTTTAGAAACCAAGTATTGCCAAAAAATAGCCCTGTCTCTCAAAAAAACATCATCTTTAGTAGCGGCTTCAGAGCGTTCAAAATACTTGAGTGCTTTAGAAGGTTTTTTTCGTAAAATTTCATTGATGCCTAAAATAAAAAAGGTTTGTGCGTTGCTATGAGTAGCGTTACTCTTAGCTAGAGCATCTTTGAAATGGTTTAATTTAGGGTCTAGGATAACTTGATAAATTAAGCGATTAAACGCTGGATAATTTTCATCTAAAAGGCGGTTTAACTCTTTAATAGAAATGGGCTCTTCAAAGATTTGAAGCTTTTTTTCATAGCTTAAGTGGTTAAATAATGCACTAAAAACCTGTGCATTAGCCTTAAACATAGAAACGCTAATGTTTCTACTTTGCAAAAGAGTTAGTTCTTCATAAAGAATGGGGTAGGATTCTTTGATTTTTTCCTGTAAAGGTTTGAGCGTTTTAAGAGAGATTTTATCAAAATCCTTGATTTTTGATTTTAAAGCTATGGCAATACAGCTTGCTTGGAGGGTGTTTATTTCTTCTAGTGCGTTTTCTAAAGTGATTTGTTTGCAATGAATATCTTCAGGCATTTTGACATTAGGGTTTTTCTCTAAATTTTCTAAGCCTTTTTCATGCATGGCCTTTTGTAAGGCACTATTTTTATTTTGGGTTAATTCATAGGCTTTTTTGGCGTTTTCTAAACTTGTCTTTTTATCGCTAATGTAACGCCATAAATAGTAGTCTCTAGCAATTCCAGCAGGCTTTTTTTCTAAATCTTTCAAGCTCAACTCTGTTTTAGAAAA is a window encoding:
- a CDS encoding lytic transglycosylase domain-containing protein: MRFLVLFFIGMLGISFSKTELSLKDLEKKPAGIARDYYLWRYISDKKTSLENAKKAYELTQNKNSALQKAMHEKGLENLEKNPNVKMPEDIHCKQITLENALEEINTLQASCIAIALKSKIKDFDKISLKTLKPLQEKIKESYPILYEELTLLQSRNISVSMFKANAQVFSALFNHLSYEKKLQIFEEPISIKELNRLLDENYPAFNRLIYQVILDPKLNHFKDALAKSNATHSNAQTFFILGINEILRKKPSKALKYFERSEAATKDDVFLRDRAIFWQYLVSKKKKTLERLSKSDALNLYSIYASHKLEIAPNYRIISSIQNLSKKNPPFNTSDPFLWQNFKEKALSLQDEAAFNNTLKSLHYEKSAPELTYLLRERNKDRLYYYLSPYEGIIAWQNNDEKAMAYAIARQESFLLPALISRSFALGLMQIMPFNVEPFAKNLGLENIDLNDMFNPNIALKFGNYYLNHLKKEFNHPLFVAYAYNAGPGFLRRWLESSKRFKEKNRFEPWLSMELVPYSETRLYGFKVMANYLIYQEIFGNFIPVDAFLQQTLNLKDKK
- the galU gene encoding UTP--glucose-1-phosphate uridylyltransferase GalU; protein product: MIKKCLFPAAGYGTRFLPITKTIPKEMLPIVDKPLMQYAVEEAMQAGCEVMAIVTGRNKRSLENYFDTSYEIEHQIQGTSKENALKSIRNIIEKCCFSYVRQKQMKGLGHAILTGEALIGNEPFAVILADDLCTSNEHPSVLKQMTTLYQKYQCPIVAIEEVALEEVSKYGVIKGELLEDGVYEIKDMVEKPSQEAAPSNLAVIGRYILTPDIFDILRMTKPGKNNEIQITDALLTQAKQKRIIAYQFKGKRYDCGSVEGYIEATNAYYKKRL